From Deinococcus aquiradiocola:
CGCCCCCGGAGCGACCGCAAAGTCATCCCCGAACCACAGGAACAGGCCGTCTGCCCCTCACCGGGCGGCGGCCTGTTCCTGTGCGCGTATCCGGGCCGGGCCTGCACGGCAAATGCTCTACACTCGCCGTCATGAGCGACACGCCCGGCAGCACCGCAGTTCTCTACGACGGACACATCGTGAAACTGGAACTTCAGGACGGCAAGTGGGAGATCGTGCGGCACCGGGACGCCGTCAGCGTCCTCGTGCTGGACGGCGAGGGCCGGATGCTGTGCGTGCGGCAGCCGCGCCGCGCCATCGGCACGGACACGGTCGAGGCGCCTGCCGGACTGATCGACGACGGCGAGACGCCCGAGCAGGCCGCGCGCCGCGAACTGCAGGAGGAGGCGGGCCTGGACGGCGACATGCGCCTCCTGACGCGGTACTACTCCAGTCCCGGCTTCAGCGACGAGCAGATCTACCTGTATCACGCCACCAATCTGCGCGAGTCGCGCCTCCCGATGGACGACGACGAGCAGATCGAGGTGGAGTGGCTGCAGCCGCGCGCGGTGCTGGAAGGCCTGCGGGACGGCACCATGACCGGGAGTGCCACGACCGTCACGGCGGCCCTGTACGCCCTGCAGGTGCAGGCGTGAAGACGTACGTCTCCCCCACCCAGCGGCCCGACACCGAGACGGTCGTCGCGGTCGGGAGTTTCGACGGGGTGCACCTGGGGCATCAGGCGCTGCTGGCGCGCCTGAAGGAACGCGCGCGGCATTACCGGGTGCCGAGCGTGGTGTACACCTTCGACCCGCCCACGCGCGTCCTGATGCAGGGCGTGGAGTTTCTGAGCACCCTGCCCGAGAAGCTCGACCTGCTGGCCCGCTACGGGATCGACGAGGTGATCGCCGTGCCGTTCACGCCGGAGTTCGCGGCGCGGCCCAAGGAAGCGTTCCTGGACGACCTGCGGACCCTGCGCCCGCGCGCGCTGGTGGTCGGGGAGGACTTTCACTTCGGGAAGGGCCGCGCGGGTGGCCTCGCCGACCTGAAGGGCGTGAGCGGCGACGTGGTGGCGCTCCCCATGCACAGCCTGGGCGGCGAGGACATCAAGAGCACGCGGGTGCGCGAGATGCTGAAGGCCGGGGACGTGGAGGGCGCTTCGCGCTTCCTGGGGCGGCATTACGACGCGCAGGGCGTCGTGGTGCGCGGTGATCAGCTGGGGCGCACCATCGGGTACCCGACCGCGAACATCCGCGTGCCGGAAGGCAAGGCGCTGCCGCTCGGGGTGTTCGCGGCGCGCACCATCATCGACGGGCAGGCGTACCCCGGCATGGCGAACGTCGGGTACCGCCCGACCGTGGACGGCCGCGAACTGCGTTTCGAGGTGAACCTCTTCGATTTCGACGGGGACCTGTACGGGCAGGAGGTACAGGTGAAGTTCTGGCATTACCTGCGCGGCGAGACGCGCTTCTCCGGCCTGGACGCCCTCAGGGCGCAGCTGGCGCAGGACGCACTGGACGCCCGCGCCCGCCTCAGCGAGTAGCGCGGACCCGCACGAACAGGAACCGGAGGGCGCGCTGCGGCAGCGCCCTCCGGTTCCTGTGTTCCTTCCTGTGTGCCGCCCGGACGTTCAGGTTTTCGGTTCGATCAATCCGTAGTGGCCGTCCTTGCGGCGGTACACGACGCCGCAGCCGCCCGTCTTGGCGGACAGGAACACGTAGAAGTCGTGACCGAGGGCCTCCATCTGCGCGGCGGCGTCCTCGGGCG
This genomic window contains:
- the ribF gene encoding riboflavin biosynthesis protein RibF → MKTYVSPTQRPDTETVVAVGSFDGVHLGHQALLARLKERARHYRVPSVVYTFDPPTRVLMQGVEFLSTLPEKLDLLARYGIDEVIAVPFTPEFAARPKEAFLDDLRTLRPRALVVGEDFHFGKGRAGGLADLKGVSGDVVALPMHSLGGEDIKSTRVREMLKAGDVEGASRFLGRHYDAQGVVVRGDQLGRTIGYPTANIRVPEGKALPLGVFAARTIIDGQAYPGMANVGYRPTVDGRELRFEVNLFDFDGDLYGQEVQVKFWHYLRGETRFSGLDALRAQLAQDALDARARLSE
- a CDS encoding NUDIX domain-containing protein, with the protein product MSDTPGSTAVLYDGHIVKLELQDGKWEIVRHRDAVSVLVLDGEGRMLCVRQPRRAIGTDTVEAPAGLIDDGETPEQAARRELQEEAGLDGDMRLLTRYYSSPGFSDEQIYLYHATNLRESRLPMDDDEQIEVEWLQPRAVLEGLRDGTMTGSATTVTAALYALQVQA